From Neodiprion pinetum isolate iyNeoPine1 chromosome 7, iyNeoPine1.2, whole genome shotgun sequence, a single genomic window includes:
- the elgi gene encoding E3 ubiquitin-protein ligase NRDP1 isoform X1: protein MGFEVHRFQGEVDEELLCPICSGVLEEPVQVSDVLQAQLCEHAFCRACINEWINRQPTCPVDRAPITSAQLRPVPRILRNLLARLCIGCDNTIYGCQVVVKLDCLVAHLDECEYNPKRPMPCEQGCGLIIPKDELNGHHCIRELRSLIQSQQQKLTDVKRELGEQQFQINEQKREIHLLKDFMRAMRVSNPAMRAIADQMERDEVVRWSATLPRARVTRWGGMISTPDELLQVKTMIKRTLSEYNCPPHVIDELMENCHERKWPPGLNSLETRQSSRRQYENYICKRVPGKQAVLVLHCDNTHMPEDMMVEPGLVMIFAHGIE from the exons ATGGGCTTCGAAGTTCATCGATTTCAAGGCGAAGTTGACGAAGAACTTCTTTGCCCGATCTGCTCCGGCGTTTTGGAGGAGCCTGTTCAG GTAAGTGATGTGTTACAGGCTCAACTCTGCGAGCATGCATTTTGCCGGGCTTGCATCAACGAGTGGATCAACCGACAACCGACCTGTCCTGTAGACCGGGCGCCGATAACGTCTGCGCAACTGAGGCCTGTACCTAGAATCCTAAGAAATTTGCTAGCCCGATTATGCATTGGCTGCGACAATACGATATACGGATGCCAAGTTGTCGTAAAGTTGGATTGCCTTGTCGCACACCTCGACGAGTGCGAGTACAATCCAAAACGGCCAATGCCATGCGAGCAAGGCTGCGGATTGATAATACCGAAAGACGAGCTGAACGGTCATCATTGCATACGAGAACTTCGCAGCCTGATACAATCACAGCAACAGAAGTTGACCGACGTGAAAAGGGAACTGGGAGAACAACAGTTTCAGATCAATGAACAAAAACGGGAAATACATTTGCTTAAGGATTTTATGAGAGCAATGAGGGTCTCAAATCCGGCCATGAGAGCTATCGCCGATCAAATGGAACGCGACGAAGTTGTCAGATGGTCCGCCACGCTTCCTCGTGCCAGAGTAACTAGATGGGGGGGTATGATTTCCACACCTGATGAGCTGTTACAGGTAAAA ACAATGATCAAGAGAACACTATCAGAATATAATTGTCCGCCACATGTGATTGATGAACTGATGGAAAACTGTCACGAAAGAAAATGGCCACCTGGATTAAATTCTTTGGAAACGAGGCAGAGTTCTCGGCGTCAgtatgaaaattatatatgCAAAAGAGTACCTGGTAAGCAGGCTGTGCTGGTGCTTCATTGTGATAACACTCATATGCCTGAGGACATGATGGTAGAGCCAGGTTTAGTTATGATTTTTGCTCATGGTATTGAATGA
- the elgi gene encoding E3 ubiquitin-protein ligase NRDP1 isoform X3, with protein sequence MGFEVHRFQGEVDEELLCPICSGVLEEPVQAQLCEHAFCRACINEWINRQPTCPVDRAPITSAQLRPVPRILRNLLARLCIGCDNTIYGCQVVVKLDCLVAHLDECEYNPKRPMPCEQGCGLIIPKDELNGHHCIRELRSLIQSQQQKLTDVKRELGEQQFQINEQKREIHLLKDFMRAMRVSNPAMRAIADQMERDEVVRWSATLPRARVTRWGGMISTPDELLQVKTMIKRTLSEYNCPPHVIDELMENCHERKWPPGLNSLETRQSSRRQYENYICKRVPGKQAVLVLHCDNTHMPEDMMVEPGLVMIFAHGIE encoded by the exons ATGGGCTTCGAAGTTCATCGATTTCAAGGCGAAGTTGACGAAGAACTTCTTTGCCCGATCTGCTCCGGCGTTTTGGAGGAGCCTGTTCAG GCTCAACTCTGCGAGCATGCATTTTGCCGGGCTTGCATCAACGAGTGGATCAACCGACAACCGACCTGTCCTGTAGACCGGGCGCCGATAACGTCTGCGCAACTGAGGCCTGTACCTAGAATCCTAAGAAATTTGCTAGCCCGATTATGCATTGGCTGCGACAATACGATATACGGATGCCAAGTTGTCGTAAAGTTGGATTGCCTTGTCGCACACCTCGACGAGTGCGAGTACAATCCAAAACGGCCAATGCCATGCGAGCAAGGCTGCGGATTGATAATACCGAAAGACGAGCTGAACGGTCATCATTGCATACGAGAACTTCGCAGCCTGATACAATCACAGCAACAGAAGTTGACCGACGTGAAAAGGGAACTGGGAGAACAACAGTTTCAGATCAATGAACAAAAACGGGAAATACATTTGCTTAAGGATTTTATGAGAGCAATGAGGGTCTCAAATCCGGCCATGAGAGCTATCGCCGATCAAATGGAACGCGACGAAGTTGTCAGATGGTCCGCCACGCTTCCTCGTGCCAGAGTAACTAGATGGGGGGGTATGATTTCCACACCTGATGAGCTGTTACAGGTAAAA ACAATGATCAAGAGAACACTATCAGAATATAATTGTCCGCCACATGTGATTGATGAACTGATGGAAAACTGTCACGAAAGAAAATGGCCACCTGGATTAAATTCTTTGGAAACGAGGCAGAGTTCTCGGCGTCAgtatgaaaattatatatgCAAAAGAGTACCTGGTAAGCAGGCTGTGCTGGTGCTTCATTGTGATAACACTCATATGCCTGAGGACATGATGGTAGAGCCAGGTTTAGTTATGATTTTTGCTCATGGTATTGAATGA
- the elgi gene encoding E3 ubiquitin-protein ligase NRDP1 isoform X2 translates to MGFEVHRFQGEVDEELLCPICSGVLEEPVQVSDVLQAQLCEHAFCRACINEWINRQPTCPVDRAPITSAQLRPVPRILRNLLARLCIGCDNTIYGCQVVVKLDCLVAHLDECEYNPKRPMPCEQGCGLIIPKDELNGHHCIRELRSLIQSQQQKLTDVKRELGEQQFQINEQKREIHLLKDFMRAMRVSNPAMRAIADQMERDEVVRWSATLPRARVTRWGGMISTPDELLQTMIKRTLSEYNCPPHVIDELMENCHERKWPPGLNSLETRQSSRRQYENYICKRVPGKQAVLVLHCDNTHMPEDMMVEPGLVMIFAHGIE, encoded by the exons ATGGGCTTCGAAGTTCATCGATTTCAAGGCGAAGTTGACGAAGAACTTCTTTGCCCGATCTGCTCCGGCGTTTTGGAGGAGCCTGTTCAG GTAAGTGATGTGTTACAGGCTCAACTCTGCGAGCATGCATTTTGCCGGGCTTGCATCAACGAGTGGATCAACCGACAACCGACCTGTCCTGTAGACCGGGCGCCGATAACGTCTGCGCAACTGAGGCCTGTACCTAGAATCCTAAGAAATTTGCTAGCCCGATTATGCATTGGCTGCGACAATACGATATACGGATGCCAAGTTGTCGTAAAGTTGGATTGCCTTGTCGCACACCTCGACGAGTGCGAGTACAATCCAAAACGGCCAATGCCATGCGAGCAAGGCTGCGGATTGATAATACCGAAAGACGAGCTGAACGGTCATCATTGCATACGAGAACTTCGCAGCCTGATACAATCACAGCAACAGAAGTTGACCGACGTGAAAAGGGAACTGGGAGAACAACAGTTTCAGATCAATGAACAAAAACGGGAAATACATTTGCTTAAGGATTTTATGAGAGCAATGAGGGTCTCAAATCCGGCCATGAGAGCTATCGCCGATCAAATGGAACGCGACGAAGTTGTCAGATGGTCCGCCACGCTTCCTCGTGCCAGAGTAACTAGATGGGGGGGTATGATTTCCACACCTGATGAGCTGTTACAG ACAATGATCAAGAGAACACTATCAGAATATAATTGTCCGCCACATGTGATTGATGAACTGATGGAAAACTGTCACGAAAGAAAATGGCCACCTGGATTAAATTCTTTGGAAACGAGGCAGAGTTCTCGGCGTCAgtatgaaaattatatatgCAAAAGAGTACCTGGTAAGCAGGCTGTGCTGGTGCTTCATTGTGATAACACTCATATGCCTGAGGACATGATGGTAGAGCCAGGTTTAGTTATGATTTTTGCTCATGGTATTGAATGA
- the elgi gene encoding E3 ubiquitin-protein ligase NRDP1 isoform X4 has translation MGFEVHRFQGEVDEELLCPICSGVLEEPVQAQLCEHAFCRACINEWINRQPTCPVDRAPITSAQLRPVPRILRNLLARLCIGCDNTIYGCQVVVKLDCLVAHLDECEYNPKRPMPCEQGCGLIIPKDELNGHHCIRELRSLIQSQQQKLTDVKRELGEQQFQINEQKREIHLLKDFMRAMRVSNPAMRAIADQMERDEVVRWSATLPRARVTRWGGMISTPDELLQTMIKRTLSEYNCPPHVIDELMENCHERKWPPGLNSLETRQSSRRQYENYICKRVPGKQAVLVLHCDNTHMPEDMMVEPGLVMIFAHGIE, from the exons ATGGGCTTCGAAGTTCATCGATTTCAAGGCGAAGTTGACGAAGAACTTCTTTGCCCGATCTGCTCCGGCGTTTTGGAGGAGCCTGTTCAG GCTCAACTCTGCGAGCATGCATTTTGCCGGGCTTGCATCAACGAGTGGATCAACCGACAACCGACCTGTCCTGTAGACCGGGCGCCGATAACGTCTGCGCAACTGAGGCCTGTACCTAGAATCCTAAGAAATTTGCTAGCCCGATTATGCATTGGCTGCGACAATACGATATACGGATGCCAAGTTGTCGTAAAGTTGGATTGCCTTGTCGCACACCTCGACGAGTGCGAGTACAATCCAAAACGGCCAATGCCATGCGAGCAAGGCTGCGGATTGATAATACCGAAAGACGAGCTGAACGGTCATCATTGCATACGAGAACTTCGCAGCCTGATACAATCACAGCAACAGAAGTTGACCGACGTGAAAAGGGAACTGGGAGAACAACAGTTTCAGATCAATGAACAAAAACGGGAAATACATTTGCTTAAGGATTTTATGAGAGCAATGAGGGTCTCAAATCCGGCCATGAGAGCTATCGCCGATCAAATGGAACGCGACGAAGTTGTCAGATGGTCCGCCACGCTTCCTCGTGCCAGAGTAACTAGATGGGGGGGTATGATTTCCACACCTGATGAGCTGTTACAG ACAATGATCAAGAGAACACTATCAGAATATAATTGTCCGCCACATGTGATTGATGAACTGATGGAAAACTGTCACGAAAGAAAATGGCCACCTGGATTAAATTCTTTGGAAACGAGGCAGAGTTCTCGGCGTCAgtatgaaaattatatatgCAAAAGAGTACCTGGTAAGCAGGCTGTGCTGGTGCTTCATTGTGATAACACTCATATGCCTGAGGACATGATGGTAGAGCCAGGTTTAGTTATGATTTTTGCTCATGGTATTGAATGA